A section of the Streptomyces sp. SCL15-4 genome encodes:
- a CDS encoding MMPL family transporter: protein MFRRIGNAVVRHPIWTIVAWLIAAVAIVATAPSLPSNSDESSFLPSSYESIKAADLQQKAFPSAFTPSAIALYQRTDGGKLTAADQKDVARITTELGKKHIDQVQKVVPGQPSKDGKYTLTLVQMDSKNAGQPKQADAAKELRDEAKKLAKGTQLDVKLGGSAAQALDQQDSSKRGEALIGIGTFVIILVTLLIIFRAPILAVLPLVLIGLVSAVANGLIAYATKLFGLQANSSISSILIVVLFGVGTDYFLFLIFRYRESLRAGDEPKQAMINAVDRVGEAIASAAGAVIIAFLALVLSTLGFLKQMGPALAIAVGATLIAGLTLIPAVVSLIGPKVFWPSKSWQKEPQNARFAALGRGVQRRPALTAVVSGLVLLVLSAGTFGFKATFDLASGSMPKTKESMVVQDQMQKAYSAGAAAPTDVYLSSTDGKQLDGSRFKEYARKLGEVDGVASARMTQLNREGTTADFTVTLKYEASTDKAIDAVGRVRDVAHSAAPGGTEAYVGGMSSIYKDIDAAVNHDYRTVFPVAALLIMIILGLLLRSVVAPWYLIASVGLGFGATLGATVWIFQNWQGHSGLMFMLPVIMYLFVVAIGTDYNILMIARLREEAREGREPREAAGMALRHAGPTVAAAGFILAATFATMMLAGNSLLSEMGFAVSFGIVVAAFVMAMFFTPSLTALIGHAAWWPGHGDRARTPGTGAGTLRRDEDRDTTAHDPAGRRG, encoded by the coding sequence ATGTTCCGACGAATAGGCAACGCCGTCGTCCGTCATCCCATTTGGACGATCGTGGCGTGGCTGATCGCCGCGGTGGCGATAGTCGCCACCGCCCCGAGCCTGCCCTCGAACAGTGACGAGAGCAGTTTCCTACCCAGTAGTTACGAGTCCATCAAAGCGGCGGACCTTCAGCAGAAGGCGTTCCCCAGCGCCTTCACGCCGTCCGCGATCGCGCTCTACCAGCGCACCGACGGCGGCAAGCTCACCGCCGCCGACCAGAAGGATGTCGCCCGGATCACCACCGAGCTGGGCAAGAAGCACATCGACCAGGTCCAGAAGGTCGTCCCCGGCCAGCCGTCGAAGGACGGCAAGTACACCCTGACCCTGGTGCAGATGGACAGCAAGAACGCCGGCCAGCCCAAACAGGCGGACGCGGCGAAGGAGTTGCGTGACGAGGCCAAGAAACTGGCCAAGGGCACGCAGCTCGACGTGAAGCTCGGTGGCTCCGCGGCGCAGGCGCTCGACCAGCAGGACTCGTCCAAGCGCGGCGAGGCGCTGATCGGTATCGGCACCTTCGTCATCATCCTGGTGACACTGCTGATCATCTTCCGGGCGCCGATCCTCGCCGTACTGCCCCTGGTGCTGATCGGCCTGGTGTCCGCCGTCGCCAACGGCCTGATCGCCTACGCCACCAAGCTGTTCGGTCTCCAGGCCAACAGCTCGATTTCATCGATCCTCATCGTCGTGCTCTTCGGCGTCGGCACCGACTACTTCCTGTTCCTGATATTCCGTTACCGCGAGAGTCTGCGCGCCGGCGACGAACCCAAGCAGGCCATGATCAACGCGGTGGACCGGGTCGGCGAGGCCATCGCCTCGGCGGCCGGAGCGGTCATCATCGCCTTCCTCGCCCTGGTGCTGTCCACGCTGGGCTTCCTCAAGCAGATGGGCCCGGCGCTCGCCATCGCGGTCGGCGCCACCCTGATCGCGGGCCTGACCCTGATCCCGGCCGTGGTCTCGCTGATCGGACCGAAGGTCTTCTGGCCGTCGAAGTCCTGGCAGAAGGAGCCCCAGAACGCCCGCTTCGCCGCCCTCGGCCGGGGCGTCCAGCGCCGTCCGGCGCTGACCGCCGTCGTCTCCGGGCTCGTCCTGCTCGTCCTGTCGGCCGGCACCTTCGGCTTCAAGGCCACCTTCGACCTGGCGTCGGGCTCCATGCCCAAGACCAAGGAGTCCATGGTCGTCCAGGACCAGATGCAGAAGGCGTACTCGGCGGGCGCGGCGGCACCCACCGACGTCTACCTGTCCAGCACCGACGGCAAGCAGCTGGACGGGTCCCGCTTCAAGGAGTACGCCCGGAAGCTGGGCGAGGTGGACGGCGTCGCCAGTGCGCGTATGACCCAGCTCAACAGGGAGGGCACCACCGCCGACTTCACCGTCACGCTGAAGTACGAGGCGTCGACGGACAAGGCGATCGACGCCGTGGGCCGGGTCCGCGACGTCGCGCACTCGGCGGCGCCCGGCGGCACCGAGGCGTACGTCGGCGGCATGTCCTCGATCTACAAGGACATCGACGCGGCGGTCAACCACGACTACCGCACGGTCTTCCCGGTCGCCGCCCTCCTCATCATGATCATCCTGGGGCTGCTGCTGCGCAGTGTGGTCGCCCCGTGGTACCTGATCGCCTCCGTGGGCCTCGGCTTCGGTGCCACCCTCGGCGCCACCGTGTGGATCTTCCAGAACTGGCAGGGCCACTCGGGTCTGATGTTCATGCTGCCGGTGATCATGTATCTCTTCGTGGTCGCGATCGGCACCGACTACAACATCCTCATGATCGCCCGGCTGCGTGAGGAGGCCCGCGAGGGCCGCGAGCCGCGCGAGGCGGCCGGCATGGCCCTCCGGCACGCGGGCCCGACCGTGGCCGCGGCGGGCTTCATCCTTGCGGCGACCTTCGCCACGATGATGCTGGCGGGCAACTCGCTGCTGTCGGAGATGGGCTTCGCGGTCTCCTTCGGCATCGTGGTGGCCGCGTTCGTCATGGCGATGTTCTTCACCCCGAGCCTCACGGCCCTGATCGGCCATGCCGCCTGGTGGCCGGGCCACGGTGACCGGGCCAGGACGCCGGGCACCGGCGCCGGCACCCTCCGGCGCGACGAGGACCGGGACACCACCGCTCACGATCCGGCCGGGCGCCGCGGCTAG
- a CDS encoding alpha/beta hydrolase, which translates to MERHEDGWRPRFDRDAMIAALAETVRCSSLPAWRRVGCPTLAVFARSGLVPAPAVDAMLAQRPATLAVSVPGTGHDAHMERPEVLHDLLEEFLAGLGGLSPQR; encoded by the coding sequence CTGGAGCGGCACGAGGACGGCTGGCGCCCCCGCTTCGACCGTGACGCGATGATCGCCGCGCTGGCGGAGACCGTCCGGTGTTCCTCCCTGCCCGCGTGGCGGCGGGTCGGCTGCCCCACCCTGGCCGTCTTCGCCCGGTCCGGCCTGGTTCCGGCACCGGCCGTCGACGCGATGCTCGCACAGCGCCCGGCGACCCTGGCCGTCAGCGTCCCCGGCACCGGCCACGACGCCCACATGGAACGTCCGGAGGTCCTGCACGACCTGCTGGAGGAGTTCCTCGCCGGTCTCGGTGGCCTGTCCCCGCAGAGGTGA
- a CDS encoding aminoglycoside phosphotransferase family protein yields MTLHENEIPVDETLVRSLLREQRPRWAALPLSPAGAGTDNTMYRLGDDLLVRLPRTADHARSVRKEQKWLPRLAPLLPCPIPEVVHAGTPADAFPLVWSVHRWIDGDEAGPDTVRDWAAFGADLAAVVRELHRIDLRGATRTGDLGWYRGGSLRPCDEWVGRCLDDCRTTVGSELDIDALEELWRAALALPEPSGPHVWLHGDLKPTNVLVRDGRLHAVIDFGTLSVGFPDAEHATLWDLPPRARQAYRDTLDLDEVTWTRARAWAIAVGLSGISFYWDTFPAFVAECRARLRAILADAR; encoded by the coding sequence GTGACGCTTCACGAGAACGAGATCCCGGTCGACGAGACGCTGGTGCGGTCACTGCTGAGGGAGCAGCGCCCGCGGTGGGCCGCCCTGCCCTTGTCGCCCGCGGGCGCGGGCACGGACAACACCATGTACCGGCTGGGCGACGACCTGCTCGTGCGCCTGCCGCGCACCGCCGACCACGCGCGGTCCGTGCGGAAGGAACAGAAATGGCTTCCCCGCCTGGCGCCCCTCCTTCCCTGCCCCATTCCCGAGGTCGTTCACGCCGGGACGCCCGCCGACGCCTTCCCGCTGGTCTGGTCGGTCCACCGCTGGATCGACGGCGACGAGGCCGGACCGGACACCGTCCGGGACTGGGCCGCCTTCGGCGCCGACCTCGCGGCGGTCGTGAGGGAGCTGCACCGCATCGACCTCAGGGGCGCGACGCGCACGGGCGACCTCGGCTGGTATCGCGGAGGCAGCCTGAGGCCGTGCGACGAGTGGGTCGGCAGATGTCTCGACGACTGCCGGACCACCGTGGGCTCCGAGCTGGACATCGACGCCCTGGAAGAGCTGTGGCGTGCCGCGCTCGCACTGCCCGAGCCCTCCGGACCGCACGTGTGGCTGCACGGCGACCTCAAGCCGACCAACGTCCTGGTCCGGGACGGCAGGCTCCACGCGGTGATCGACTTCGGCACGCTCTCGGTCGGCTTCCCCGACGCCGAGCACGCCACGCTCTGGGACCTGCCGCCACGAGCACGGCAGGCCTACCGGGACACCTTGGACCTGGACGAGGTGACCTGGACGCGCGCCCGCGCCTGGGCGATCGCGGTGGGCCTCAGCGGGATCTCCTTCTACTGGGACACCTTCCCCGCCTTCGTGGCCGAATGCCGGGCACGGCTGCGAGCGATCCTCGCCGACGCGCGTTGA